From a region of the Rhodothermia bacterium genome:
- a CDS encoding tetratricopeptide repeat protein produces the protein MKRLNKTLLIYIFGLSVSWLFSNSLYAQDVQQAFKSSYTAENNKDYATAISALKRAYNNSYEMNLRLGWLHYLEGKYQESISYYNKCILQMPMSIEAKLGYVQPAYALEKWNDVLLQYLAILRIDPNHAKANYQAGVAYYYRKDYTRAEKYLQKVLNLYPFDYYSLLILGWTKYNLGKRNEAKVLFNKVLLYAPDDTSAKEGLGLIR, from the coding sequence ATGAAACGTCTTAATAAAACCTTGCTGATCTACATATTTGGACTGTCTGTAAGCTGGTTGTTTTCCAATAGCCTTTACGCACAAGACGTGCAACAGGCTTTCAAAAGCAGTTATACCGCCGAAAACAACAAAGACTATGCTACGGCCATTTCTGCACTTAAGAGGGCCTATAACAATAGCTATGAAATGAATTTGAGGTTAGGATGGCTTCATTATTTAGAAGGTAAATACCAAGAATCCATTTCATATTATAACAAGTGTATTCTACAAATGCCGATGTCCATAGAGGCGAAGTTAGGCTATGTCCAACCCGCATATGCACTTGAAAAATGGAACGACGTGCTTCTTCAATACTTGGCTATTTTACGTATAGACCCCAATCATGCGAAGGCAAACTACCAAGCTGGTGTGGCTTATTATTACCGGAAAGACTATACGCGAGCAGAAAAATACCTTCAAAAAGTCCTTAATCTGTATCCTTTCGATTATTATAGTTTGCTCATACTGGGCTGGACGAAGTATAATCTGGGGAAAAGAAATGAGGCTAAGGTTTTGTTTAATAAGGTTTTGTTGTATGCACCGGATGACACGTCTGCAAAAGAAGGCTTGGGCCTAATTCGTTGA